The Pseudomonadota bacterium genomic interval CACGAACTACCACAAGGTGGTCTCGTACTTCCTGATGCGCGCGCGCAGCCGACAGGCGCAGCCCCCGGACCAGGAAGCCGACGAGGTGTCGTGGATCACCATCGACGAAGCCTGTCGGCGCGTGACCCACGAAAACGAGCGCGACATCCTTCGCGCAGCGAGGAAGAGGCTGGACGTGCGAGATGAGTGACCTGATCCTTCAGCAGCTGGAGACCGGTCCGATGGCGAACTACGTGTACGTCATCGGGAGCAGGCGCACCCGCGAGTGCCTGCTCATCGATCCGGCCTGGGACATCGACGGCCTTCTCGCCCACCTCGATCGCGAGGGCCTGACGTTGAAGGGCGCGCTGGCGACGCACTACCATCCCGACCACATCGGGGGGCGCATCTTCGGCCTCGACATCGAAGGCCTGCCCGCGCTCATGACGCGCCGGCCGGTGCCGGTGCACGTGAACAAGCACGAAGCCGATGGCGTTGCG includes:
- a CDS encoding NUDIX hydrolase, with the protein product EVCLISKRKGRIWALPKGRLDPGETPEHAAVREVLEETGCDAVIVAPLGTIEYDFHWKSNNTNYHKVVSYFLMRARSRQAQPPDQEADEVSWITIDEACRRVTHENERDILRAARKRLDVRDE